A stretch of Bubalus bubalis isolate 160015118507 breed Murrah chromosome 19, NDDB_SH_1, whole genome shotgun sequence DNA encodes these proteins:
- the LOC123330595 gene encoding basic proline-rich protein-like yields the protein PPPPSPPSPPSPPSSPPSPPSSPPSPSSPSPPSSPSPPPSPPSPSSPPSPPSPPPSPPSPPPPPPPSPPSPPSSPSPSPPSPSPPSPPPPSAPSSLLLSSPSSPPSPLSPPSPPPSPPPPPPPSSPSSPPPSPPSPPPPSSPPSPSPPSSPPSSPSSPPPPPPSPSSPPSPPSPSPLPPPSPPPPPSPPSSPPPSPSPSPSPPPSPPSPSPSPPPSPPSPSPSPPPSPSPSPPPPSPPPPSPSSSPSSPPSPSPPSSPSSPPPPSPSPSSPPSPPSPSPPPSPSPPPPSPPPPSPPSSPSPPSSPPSPSPPSPPSPPSSPSPPSPPSPPSSPPSPSPPPSPPSSPPSPSSSPPSPSPPSSPSSPPSPPSPSPSPPPSPSPSPPPPSPPPPSPSSSPSSPPSPSPPSSPSSPPPPSPSPSSPPSPPSPSPPPSPSPPPPSPPPPCLLCLFIAMR from the exons ccaccaccaccatcaccaccatcaccaccatcaccaccatcatcaccaccatcaccaccatcatcaccaccatcaccatcatcaccatcaccaccatcatcaccatcaccaccaccatcaccaccatcaccatcatcaccaccatcaccaccatcaccaccaccatcaccaccatcaccac caccaccaccaccaccatcaccaccatcaccaccatcatcaccatcaccatcaccaccatcaccatcaccaccatcaccaccaccaccatcagcaccatcatccTTAttgttatcatcaccatcatcaccaccatcaccactgtcaccaccatcaccaccaccatcaccaccaccaccaccaccaccatcatcaccatcatcaccaccaccatcaccaccatcaccaccaccaccatcatcaccaccatcaccatcaccaccatcatcaccaccatcatcaccatcatcaccaccaccaccaccaccatcaccatcatcaccaccatcaccaccatcaccatcaccactaccaccaccatcaccaccaccaccaccatcaccaccatcatcaccaccaccatcaccatcaccatcaccatcaccaccaccatcaccaccatcaccatcaccatcaccaccaccatcaccaccatcaccatcaccatcaccaccaccatcaccatcaccatcaccaccaccaccatcaccaccaccaccatcaccatcatcatcaccatcatcaccaccatcaccatcaccaccatcatcaccatcatcaccaccaccaccatcaccatcaccatcatcaccaccatcaccaccatcaccatctccaccaccatcaccatcaccaccaccaccatcaccaccaccaccttcaccaccatcatcaccatcaccaccatcatcaccaccatcaccatcaccaccatcaccaccatcaccaccatcatcaccatcaccaccatcaccaccatcaccaccatcatcaccaccatcaccatcaccaccaccatcaccaccatcatcaccaccatcaccatcatcatcaccaccatcaccatcaccaccatcatcaccatcatcaccaccatcaccaccatcaccatcaccatcaccaccaccatcaccatcaccatcaccaccaccaccatcaccaccaccaccatcaccatcatcatcaccatcatcaccaccatcaccatcaccaccatcatcaccatcatcaccaccaccaccatcaccatcaccatcatcaccaccatcaccaccatcaccatctccaccaccatcaccatcaccaccaccaccatcaccaccaccacc